From Diaminobutyricibacter sp. McL0608, one genomic window encodes:
- a CDS encoding dipeptide/oligopeptide/nickel ABC transporter permease/ATP-binding protein, whose product MKAIRRTMRTPLGVAAMILLLVVLATAVFAPILWGEKADAVNTNDLLAGPSPEHWIGTDNLGRDLFYRVLVATRLSIVLALLATLVSVGIGLVLGVLPLLLGPRFGRVITWIVGIAVAFPGLLLALFFAVIFGSGWLGAVLAIGIAGAPSFARLCQTLIAGVSSRDYVAAARVGGVGRLRVLGRHVLPNVGEPLIVNATIGAGGTLLAFAGLSFLGLGVQPPSYDWGRLMGEGLSGIYVNPLAALAPGMAVVIAGLAFNLVGESAARALGIASANPLTAAKKKVQPRPVPQPIPVVQDGDAVLEVRNLRVTFPGVDGPVSPVRGISFTIGKGEAVGIVGESGSGKSLTALSIAQLVEQPGEVKAQRLDFLGEALLEGDPARHRRLLGTALAMVFQDPMTSFNPTKRMGGQLAEVAVEHQGMSSKDALARAVDRFDAVRLPEPARRVRQYPHEFSGGMRQRAMIAMGLMATPKLIIADEPTTALDVTVQQQVLALLQSIREQDDVALLLISHDVSVVAEICDRVLVMYAGRIVEDLPAHELATAAKHPYTRALLAAVPDMTTDIDQPLATVPGRPVDPAQVPAGCAYAARCPLADARCRGIDPELIEDESGNRVACWHAGEPIQLGMPVQHRAERFAELDDAEVLA is encoded by the coding sequence ATGAAAGCCATCCGGCGCACCATGCGCACCCCCCTCGGCGTCGCAGCGATGATCCTCCTGCTGGTCGTGCTGGCGACAGCCGTCTTCGCCCCGATCCTCTGGGGTGAGAAAGCGGATGCGGTCAACACGAACGACCTGCTGGCCGGGCCGTCGCCCGAGCACTGGATCGGAACCGACAACCTGGGCCGCGACCTCTTCTACCGCGTGCTGGTCGCGACGCGGCTCTCCATCGTGCTGGCCCTTCTCGCCACGCTCGTGTCGGTCGGCATCGGCCTGGTGCTCGGAGTCCTGCCGCTGCTCCTCGGACCGCGGTTCGGCAGGGTGATCACCTGGATCGTCGGCATCGCCGTCGCGTTCCCCGGCCTCCTGCTCGCCCTGTTCTTCGCGGTGATCTTCGGATCGGGTTGGCTCGGCGCCGTCCTGGCGATCGGTATCGCCGGTGCGCCGTCGTTCGCCCGCCTCTGCCAGACGCTCATCGCAGGCGTGTCGTCGCGCGACTACGTGGCGGCCGCGCGTGTCGGCGGGGTCGGACGGCTGCGGGTGCTGGGCCGCCACGTGCTTCCGAACGTCGGCGAGCCGCTGATCGTGAACGCGACCATCGGTGCCGGCGGCACCCTGCTCGCGTTCGCAGGTCTCTCCTTCCTCGGCCTCGGTGTCCAGCCGCCCTCGTACGACTGGGGCCGGCTGATGGGTGAGGGCCTGTCCGGCATCTATGTGAACCCGCTCGCCGCACTTGCTCCCGGCATGGCGGTCGTCATCGCCGGTCTGGCTTTCAACCTCGTCGGCGAGTCCGCCGCGCGTGCGCTGGGGATCGCCTCCGCGAACCCGCTCACCGCCGCGAAGAAGAAGGTGCAGCCTCGCCCCGTTCCTCAGCCCATCCCGGTGGTGCAGGATGGAGACGCCGTCCTGGAGGTGCGCAACCTGCGCGTCACGTTCCCGGGAGTGGATGGCCCCGTCAGCCCGGTTCGCGGTATCAGCTTCACGATCGGCAAGGGCGAGGCCGTCGGCATCGTCGGCGAGTCCGGCTCCGGCAAGTCGCTGACCGCCCTCTCGATCGCCCAGCTCGTCGAGCAGCCCGGTGAGGTGAAGGCCCAGCGCCTGGACTTCCTCGGCGAAGCGCTGCTGGAGGGCGACCCCGCCCGCCACCGTCGCCTTCTCGGCACCGCGCTCGCGATGGTGTTCCAGGACCCGATGACCTCGTTCAACCCCACGAAGCGGATGGGCGGCCAGCTCGCCGAAGTGGCCGTCGAGCACCAGGGGATGAGCTCGAAGGATGCGCTCGCCCGGGCCGTCGACCGGTTCGACGCCGTCAGGCTCCCGGAGCCGGCGCGCCGGGTCAGGCAGTACCCGCACGAATTCTCTGGTGGGATGCGGCAGCGCGCGATGATCGCGATGGGCCTGATGGCCACACCGAAGCTCATCATCGCCGACGAGCCGACGACAGCGCTCGACGTGACCGTGCAGCAGCAGGTGCTCGCGCTCCTGCAGTCGATCCGCGAACAGGATGACGTGGCCCTCCTGCTGATCAGTCACGATGTCTCCGTGGTCGCCGAGATCTGCGACCGGGTGCTGGTGATGTACGCCGGCCGAATCGTGGAAGACCTCCCGGCCCATGAGCTCGCGACTGCTGCGAAGCATCCGTACACGCGTGCCCTGCTCGCGGCCGTTCCCGACATGACCACCGACATCGACCAGCCTCTCGCGACGGTGCCAGGGCGCCCGGTCGACCCCGCGCAGGTCCCGGCGGGTTGCGCCTACGCCGCGCGCTGCCCGCTTGCTGACGCCCGTTGCCGCGGCATCGATCCGGAGCTCATCGAGGACGAGTCGGGCAACCGTGTCGCCTGCTGGCACGCCGGCGAGCCGATCCAGCTGGGGATGCCGGTCCAGCATCGCGCTGAACGGTTCGCCGAACTCGATGATGCGGAGGTCCTGGCATGA